Proteins encoded in a region of the Mycolicibacterium duvalii genome:
- a CDS encoding Hsp70 family protein: MSDALGMSVGTTNLAAAGVGRAPVIRRAVVTLFGHAPPQVGTPSADPAGLTLSGFVERVGDPVPLVAADGSSYPAEQLLVEALETMAGLAVPTQAALSADIAIAVPSYWPATTTAALQNALGASTLLAPDGAPPRLVSDAVAALTSLNANPGLHRSGVAALIDAGGSGTSVTLADATSAFAPIGEPLRFGDLAGDQIDQDLLALVLDKAGAGDAEQTAAVASLARLRDDCRAAKERLSTEPVTTVVVERAGQRSEVEVTRAELEALIAPALDGLFGALDAATSRAGVTPDQVASIVLTGGGAAIPLLTGELARRSPAAVTTSPRPGLDGAVGAALFAAYGRSADAATMMGPAAGGSTQALAPAAGSTEALAWSQDDSAADDVVPYQGPASYEDPYLDADTDRAANPYYAPHLHEPGPTDADVKPWQRLPLALIGIVAVIALVAVGGVAVALTSVDSSGDEPPRPGTNPLSRELPPQQQTVTVTNEPPPPVAPSSEVPAPPPPTQTPPPVTTTTVPTTTTTTTSATTTTTTTTTTTTTTTTTTTTTTTPTTTTTVPTTTTVRTTTAAPTTSRVPTTTAAPTTTRVPPAITTTYLDVPFLPDIPILVPENP; encoded by the coding sequence ATGAGCGATGCGTTGGGAATGTCCGTCGGGACCACCAACCTCGCCGCCGCCGGGGTCGGTCGCGCTCCGGTGATCCGGCGTGCGGTGGTCACCCTGTTCGGCCACGCGCCGCCGCAGGTGGGGACGCCGTCGGCCGATCCGGCGGGGCTGACATTGTCCGGTTTCGTCGAGCGCGTCGGTGACCCGGTGCCGTTGGTCGCCGCGGACGGGTCCAGTTATCCCGCCGAGCAGCTGCTGGTCGAGGCGCTGGAGACGATGGCCGGTCTCGCCGTGCCCACCCAGGCCGCACTGTCGGCCGACATCGCCATTGCGGTGCCGTCGTACTGGCCGGCCACGACGACGGCCGCGCTGCAGAACGCGCTCGGCGCGAGCACCCTGCTGGCTCCCGACGGTGCACCGCCGCGACTGGTTTCCGATGCCGTGGCCGCGTTGACGTCGCTGAACGCCAACCCCGGACTGCACCGCAGCGGCGTCGCCGCCCTGATCGACGCCGGCGGCAGCGGCACCAGCGTCACGCTGGCCGACGCGACGTCGGCGTTCGCGCCCATCGGGGAGCCACTCCGCTTCGGTGATCTGGCCGGGGATCAGATCGACCAGGATCTGCTGGCGTTGGTGTTGGACAAGGCCGGCGCCGGCGACGCGGAGCAGACCGCCGCGGTCGCCTCGCTGGCCCGGTTACGCGACGACTGCCGCGCGGCCAAAGAGCGGCTGTCCACCGAGCCCGTCACCACGGTGGTGGTGGAGCGGGCCGGTCAGCGCTCCGAGGTGGAGGTCACCCGCGCGGAGCTGGAGGCCCTGATCGCGCCTGCCCTCGACGGTCTGTTCGGTGCGCTGGACGCCGCCACGTCGCGCGCCGGAGTCACCCCGGACCAGGTGGCGTCGATCGTGCTGACCGGAGGCGGAGCGGCCATTCCGCTGCTGACCGGTGAGCTGGCCCGGCGATCGCCGGCTGCGGTGACGACGTCGCCACGGCCGGGGCTGGACGGGGCCGTCGGCGCGGCGCTGTTCGCGGCTTACGGCCGCAGCGCCGACGCGGCGACGATGATGGGCCCCGCGGCCGGTGGCAGCACGCAGGCCCTGGCCCCCGCCGCGGGCAGCACCGAGGCGCTGGCCTGGTCGCAGGACGACTCCGCCGCCGACGACGTCGTGCCCTACCAGGGCCCCGCGTCGTACGAAGACCCGTACCTCGACGCCGACACCGACCGGGCGGCCAATCCGTACTACGCCCCGCACCTGCACGAACCGGGGCCGACGGACGCCGACGTCAAACCCTGGCAGCGGCTGCCGCTGGCGCTGATCGGCATCGTCGCGGTGATCGCGCTGGTCGCCGTCGGCGGGGTCGCCGTGGCGTTGACGTCGGTGGACAGCTCCGGTGACGAACCGCCGAGGCCGGGCACCAACCCGTTGAGCCGCGAACTGCCGCCCCAGCAACAGACCGTGACCGTGACCAATGAGCCGCCGCCCCCGGTGGCGCCGTCGTCGGAAGTGCCCGCGCCGCCCCCGCCGACGCAGACGCCGCCGCCCGTCACCACCACGACGGTGCCCACCACCACCACGACCACGACGTCGGCGACCACCACCACGACAACGACAACGACGACGACCACGACGACGACGACCACGACGACGACCACCACGACACCGACGACAACCACCACGGTGCCGACCACCACCACGGTGCGGACCACCACCGCGGCTCCCACCACCAGCAGGGTGCCGACCACCACCGCGGCTCCGACCACCACCAGGGTGCCGCCTGCGATCACGACGACCTACCTGGACGTGCCGTTCCTGCCGGACATCCCGATCCTGGTGCCCGAGAATCCGTGA